A region of the Kribbella sp. NBC_01245 genome:
GGAAATCGAACTGTCGAGAGTGCAGACACCACACCGCCGGCAAAATGGGCGGCGCGTGATGCGCCCAGTTTTCGGCCCGGCCGGTGTCACAACTGAGGAAGACTGGCGAACCTGACACCAGGCGAGGTGATGACACGTGACCGCGAGCGAGCTGATCGCAAGGGCGCGGGATGGGGATGACGAGGCGTTCCGGCAACTGACAGAGCTACATCGCCGGGAGCTGCACATGCACTGCTACCGGATGCTCGGCTCGTTCCAGGACGCCGAGGACGTTCTGCAGGACACGCTGCTCGCCGCATGGCGCGGTCTCGACCGGTTCGAGGGGCGGTCCACGATCCGCACCTGGCTGTACCGGATCGCCACCAACCAGTGCCTCAACGTGATTCGCTCGGCCAGCCGCCGCCCGGCAAAGGAGTGGGACGTGCCCGAGATCGAACCACCGGAGCCGAACCGGCACGGCGAAATCGTCTGGCTCGAGCCATACCCCGACGCGCTCCTCGACGGCGCGATCGCCACGCCGCCCGGCCCGGAAGCACGCTACGAGCAGAAGGAGTCCATCTCGCTGGCGTTCGTCACCGCGCTGCAGCTCCTGCCCGCCCGCCAGCGGGCCGTCCTGATCCTGCGCGAGGTGCTCGGCTACCCGGCAGCCGACGTCGCCGACATCCTCGACTCCTCCGTCGAATCGGTCACCAGCGCGCTCAAACGGGCACGCGCCACGCTGCAACGGCGCATCCCGCCGGACGGAACCACCGCTTCATCGCCGACGCTCGCCTCACCGGCCGAGCAGGCACTCGTGGCGAGGTTCACTCGCGCGTACGAAGCCGGCGACATCGATGCCTTGGTTGCCCTGCTCACCGACGACGTTCGGGTCTCGATGCCGCCGATGCCGCTCGAATACCTCGGCCGCGACGCCGTCGCCGGTTTCTACACCGCGCTTATGAGCGCCAACCGCGAGTACCACCTGGTCCCCACGCGCGCCAACGGCCAACCGGCCTTCGGCACCTACCTCCGCGCGCCCACCGACGGCATCCGGCACGGGACCGGGCTTCTCGTCCTCACCCTGGCCGGCGACCGGATCTCCGCCGTGACCCGCTTCGACAACAGCGTCCTTCCCTGGTTCGGGCTCCCACGTTCCCTTCCCAGCCACTGATTCCTCCGTCAGTCGTATCCGCCCGAGACACGCGAAAGGTTGGCGACGCTGCTCGCGCGTTCCTGTCGCGTCATACCGCTCCGGGAGTAGCGCCCGCGCTAGTCCGGTCGGCGGGCTACCGCGAGCAGCGAGCCACCGGCGGGGAAGTTCAGCCCGGCGCGAACCAGAGCCGACTCGAGCCGCATCACGCCGTAGCAGGCCTTGTTCAGCGGGGCGGCCATGTCGAGCTCTTCCTCGACGTTACCGGCGTCCTTCTTGAGCAGCCGCGACACCATCATGGCCGGCAGCAGCAGGGAGACGAACGACGCGACCCGGCTGACTTCGAAACCGGCTGCCCGAAGCTCGTCGGTCAGCTCGCGCTTCGT
Encoded here:
- a CDS encoding sigma-70 family RNA polymerase sigma factor — protein: MTASELIARARDGDDEAFRQLTELHRRELHMHCYRMLGSFQDAEDVLQDTLLAAWRGLDRFEGRSTIRTWLYRIATNQCLNVIRSASRRPAKEWDVPEIEPPEPNRHGEIVWLEPYPDALLDGAIATPPGPEARYEQKESISLAFVTALQLLPARQRAVLILREVLGYPAADVADILDSSVESVTSALKRARATLQRRIPPDGTTASSPTLASPAEQALVARFTRAYEAGDIDALVALLTDDVRVSMPPMPLEYLGRDAVAGFYTALMSANREYHLVPTRANGQPAFGTYLRAPTDGIRHGTGLLVLTLAGDRISAVTRFDNSVLPWFGLPRSLPSH